The following are from one region of the Capsicum annuum cultivar UCD-10X-F1 chromosome 1, UCD10Xv1.1, whole genome shotgun sequence genome:
- the LOC107866341 gene encoding leucoanthocyanidin dioxygenase, with product MVSEEVPTPSRVESLAKSGIKAIPKEYVRPQEELNGIGNIFKEENKDDGPQVPMIDLTEIDSEDKEIREKCHQDLKKAATEWGVMHLVNHGIPDELINRVKVAGGTFFDLPVEEKEKYANDQPSGNVQGYGSKLANSACGQLEWEDYFFHCVFPEDKRNLAIWPKTPADYIPATSEYTKQIRNLATKIFAVLSIGLGLEEERLEKEVGGIEDLLLQMKINYYPKCPQPELALGVEAHTDVSALTFILHNMVPGLQLFYEGKWVTAKCVPNSIIMHIGDTIEILSNGKYKSILHRGVVNKEKVRISWAIFCEPPKEKIILKPLPETVTKAEPPRFPPRTFAQHMAHKLFRKDDQDAAAEHKLFKKDDQDSAAEQKASKKDDHDVVAELKVLKEDEQAAAAAAHKVFEKDNQDVDAKHEVLKNVAAKESE from the exons ATGGTGAGTGAAGAGGTTCCAACTCCTTCAAGAGTTGAAAGCTTAGCTAAAAGTGGAATCAAGGCCATTCCTAAAGAGTATGTGAGGCCACAAGAAGAGTTGAATGGAATTGGAAACATCTTCAAGGAAGAAAACAAAGATGATGGACCTCAAGTACCGATGATTGATCTTACAGAAATCGACTCAGAGGACAAGGAAATTCGCGAAAAATGCCACCAAGATTTGAAGAAAGCGGCCACGGAGTGGGGTGTCATGCACCTCGTTAACCATGGCATACCGGATGAGCTAATCAATCGTGTCAAGGTTGCCGGAGGTACTTTCTTTGATCTACCTGTTGAAGAAAAGGAGAAGTATGCTAATGATCAACCCTCTGGTAATGTCCAAGGCTATGGCAGCAAGCTAGCAAATAGTGCTTGTGGTCAACTTGAGTGGGAGGATTACTTCTTTCATTGTGTTTTCCCGGAGGACAAACGCAACTTGGCCATCTGGCCTAAAACCCCTGCTGACTACAT TCCAGCAACAAGTGAATATACCAAGCAGATCAGGAACCTAGCAACAAAGATTTTTGCAGTGCTTTCTATTGGGCTGGGACTAGAAGAAGAAAGACTAGAGAAGGAAGTTGGAGGCATTGAAGACCTACTGCTTCAAATGAAGATCAACTACTACCCCAAATGCCCACAACCAGAACTAGCACTTGGCGTCGAAGCTCATACTGATGTGAGTGCACTGACTTTCATCCTCCACAATATGGTACCTGGTTTGCAACTCTTCTATGAAGGAAAGTGGGTAACTGCAAAGTGCGTGCCTAATTCCATAATCATGCACATCGGGGATACCATTGAAATCCTAAGCAATGGAAAGTACAAAAGCATTCTTCACAGAGGAGTTGTGAACAAAGAGAAGGTAAGGATTTCATGGGCGATTTTCTGTGAGCCTCCAAAGGAGAAAATCATCCTCAAGCCCTTACCTGAGACTGTCACCAAGGCTGAGCCACCTCGATTCCCACCTCGCACCTTTGCACAACATATGGCGCACAAGCTCTTCAGGAAGGATGATCAAGATGCTGCTGCTGAACACAAATTATTCAAGAAGGATGATCAGGATTCTGCTGCTGAACAAAAAGCCTCCAAAAAGGATGATCATGATGTTGTTGCTGAGCTCAAAGTCCTCAAGGAGGACGAAcaagctgctgctgctgctgcgcACAAAGTGTTCGAGAAGGATAATCAGGATGTTGATGCTAAGCACGAAGTCCTCAAGAATGTTGCTGCTAAAGAATCTGAATAG
- the LOC107866355 gene encoding glyoxylate/hydroxypyruvate reductase HPR3: protein MASSDQIQSPETTNLRLLLLHRYPKFKTMFLSKLQTRYQILDPLTEPEPSPLSGSVRVMLCVGPTPVTSETLNKYPNLECIVGTSAGFEHFDLNECRRRGIIVTTAGDSFSDDVADFAVGLLIDVLRRVSAADRFVRAGCWPVKGEFPLAFKVGGKRVGIVGLGNIGSRVAKRLEAFGCTIAYTSKRKKPNVSFPFHSNIHDLAINSDVLILCCSLTKETHHIVGKEALTALGKEGIVINVGRGALVDEKELVQFLKRGEIGGAGLDVYENEPNVPKELFGLDNVVLSPHMAVFTPESFQVLEELFSYNLEAFFSNKPLRAQIEFE from the exons ATGGCTTCTTCCGATCAGATTCAATCGCCGGAAACCACCAATCTCCGGCTACTTCTCCTCCATCGCTACCCGAAATTCAAAACCATGTTCTTATCCAAACTCCAAACCCGTTACCAAATCCTAGACCCGCTTACCGAACCCGAGCCATCACCCCTTTCCGGGTCGGTTCGGGTCATGCTCTGTGTGGGTCCTACTCCGGTAACCTCAGAAACGCTGAATAAATACCCTAATTTGGAGTGTATTGTAGGTACTAGTGCTGGATTTGAACATTTTGACCTCAATGAGTGTCGCCGCCGTGGCATCATTGTTACCACCGCCGGTGATTCGTTTTCTGATGACGTGGCGGATTTTGCTGTTGGATTGTTGATTGATGTTCTTCGTCGTGTATCGGCTGCTGATCGGTTTGTTCGTGCTGGTTGTTGGCCTGTTAAAGGAGAATTTCCCCTCGCTTTTAAg GTTGGTGGAAAACGAGTGGGCATTGTAGGTTTAGGGAACATTGGTTCAAGGGTCGCTAAGAGACTTGAGGCCTTCGGCTGCACCATTGCATACACCTCAAAGAGGAAGAAGCCTAACGTTTCGTTTCCTTTCCATTCTAATATTCATGATCTCGCGATCAACAGTGATGTTCTGATTCTTTGTTGTTCTTTAACAAAAGAAACACACCACATAGTTGGCAAAGAGGCGCTGACTGCCCTTGGGAAGGAAGGTATTGTCATAAATGTTGGACGAGGGGCGCTTGTTGATGAGAAGGAATTGGTTCAGTTTCTGAAGAGAGGGGAGATTGGCGGTGCTGGTCTTGATGTTTATGAAAATGAACCTAATGTGCCAAAAGAATTGTTCGGGTTGGATAATGTGGTGCTGTCTCCACATATGGCTGTGTTCACTCCTGAGTCTTTTCAAGTACTCGAAGAGCTATTCAGTTACAACCTAGAAGCTTTCTTTTCAAATAAGCCCTTGCGGGCacaaattgaatttgaatga